A window of the Molothrus ater isolate BHLD 08-10-18 breed brown headed cowbird chromosome 16, BPBGC_Mater_1.1, whole genome shotgun sequence genome harbors these coding sequences:
- the MAFK gene encoding transcription factor MafK: protein MTTNPKPNKALKVKEESGENAPVLSDDELVSMSVRELNQHLRGLTKEEVIRLKQRRRTLKNRGYAASCRIKRVTQKEELERQRVELQQEVEKLARENSSMKLELDALRSKYEALQTFARTVARGPITPTKVATTSVITIVKSAEISSSSVPFSAAS from the exons ATGACGACTAATCCCAAACCGAACAAGGCATTAAAG GTAAAGGAGGAGTCAGGAGAGAATGCCCCAGTGCTGAGTGATGATGAACTCGTGTCAATGTCCGTACGGGAGCTGAACCAGCACCTGAGGGGTCTCACCAAAGAGGAGGTCATCCGTCTGAAGCAGCGGAGGCGCACGCTCAAGAACCGGGGCTACGCTGCCAGCTGCCGCATCAAGCGTGTGACTCAGAAAGAGGAGCTCGAGAGGCAGCGGGTTGAGCTGCAGCAAGAGGTGGAGAAGCTGGccagagaaaacagcagcatgAAGCTAGAGCTGGATGCCTTGCGCTCCAAGTACGAAGCACTCCAGACCTTTGCTCGTACTGTGGCGCGAGGGCCTATTACCCCGACCAAAGTTGCCACCACCAGTGTCATCACCATCGTGAAATCAGCCGAAATCTCATCCAGTTCTGTGCCCTTTTCAGCAGCCTCCTAG